The Vigna unguiculata cultivar IT97K-499-35 chromosome 6, ASM411807v1, whole genome shotgun sequence genome contains a region encoding:
- the LOC114186741 gene encoding uncharacterized protein LOC114186741 has protein sequence MSFDDVKAAASEFGRGFNHSYYHALHIAILKGDWQSTKAFLDNDPSAWSAKITILGRTVLHVAAVGGQWQIVEKLVQHVPAKVLEELDLMGCTCLHYVAMGESRSAAKALVTKNPSLTQFTDFKGFTPLIYSITSAKCKEMVWYFVLNTTDERPGCPFSGPSAAQLVALLTAAGFHDVTIYLLQRYPDLATLSDSKGSIILNVLSKLPSDFQSGNKLGFWKRCIYHCMPDELDFLPPSHLRGNLKDSFGNSSHHQSYFGSTIWDGIQSIVPGIKLVREAKLRHACAARLVELVCTQVSNLNDTEFWQSFVSADIVFNASSSGIVEILRICFQFFPDLVWTHLPNEGYVAQTAIKYRQEKVFSLLCNMPIVCKFLILALDESQNTTSHLAARFASPQQASISGAAFQMQKELQWFKNVEKWDHPLHKEVKNKDGKTPWQLFREEHKPLLEEAKVWMKDTSNSCMLVATLIATIVFAASITVPGGNNQDKGFPLFLSDNTFMVFVVSDTLALFSSMVSLLMFLSILTAHYAEEDFLKRLPERIILGLASLFFSIVTTMIAFGAALDLLLRERVKWVSIPIALLACVPVALFAGLQLPLFIQMIISTYGSSIYHRQSLW, from the exons ATGTCTTTCGATGATGTTAAGGCTGCTGCTAGTGAGTTCG GTAGGGGATTTAATCACAGTTACTACCACGCGTTGCACATAGCAATACTAAAAGGAGATTGGCAATCTACAAAGGCTTTTCTTGACAATGATCCAAGTGCATGGAGTGCAAAGATCACAATACTTGGTAGGACTGTACTGCATGTTGCAGCAGTAGGAGGACAGTGGCAAATTGTTGAGAAGTTGGTGCAACATGTTCCTGCAAAAGTGCTTGAAGAGTTGGACTTGATGGGTTGTACTTGTTTGCACTATGTTGCAATGGGGGAAAGCAGAAGTGCTGCCAAGgcattggtcactaaaaatccTTCTCTCACACAATTCACTGACTTTAAAGGATTCACACCACTTATCTACAGTATTACCTCTGCTAAATGCAAAGAAATGGTATGGTACTTTGTTTTGAATACAACAGATGAGAGACCTGGTTGTCCTTTCTCTGGTCCTTCTGCTGCTCAACTTGTTGCTTTGCTTACTGCTGCAGGATTTCATg ATGTCACTATATATCTTCTCCAGCGCTACCCAGATTTGGCTACTCTCTCAGATTCAAAGGGAAGCATTATACTTAATGTTTTGTCAAAATTGCCCTCGGACTTCCAAAGTGGAAATAAACTTGGGTTTTGGAAAAGATGCATTTACCACT GTATGCCAGATGAACTTGATTTTTTACCACCAAGTCATCTGAGAGGAAACTTGAAAGATTCATTTGGGAATTCAAGCCATCATCAATCTTATTTTGGAAGTACAATATGGGATGGAATTCAGAGTATTG TTCCTGGCATAAAGCTAGTCAGAGAGGCAAAGTTGAGACATGCATGTGCTGCGAGATTGGTGGAACTTGTTTGCACACAGGTTTCAAATTTGAATGACACCGAATTCTGGCAGTCTTTTGTGAGTGCAGACATTGTTTTCAATGCCTCATCATCTGGCATAGTTGAAATTTTAAGGATCTGTTTCCAGTTTTTTCCTGATTTGGTTTGGACTCACTTGCCAAATGAAGGATATGTAGCTCAAACTGCAATCAAGTATCGGCAAGAGAAGGTTTTTAGTCTTCTATGCAATATGCCTATAGTTTGCAAGTTTTTAATCCTGGCATTAGATGAATCACAAAACACCACATCACATCTAGCAGCAAGGTTTGCTTCTCCTCAACAGGCATCAATTTCTGGTGCAGCCTTTCAAATGCAGAAGGAGTTGCAGTggtttaag AATGTGGAGAAATGGGATCACCCTCTTCATAAAGAAGTTAAAAACAAAGATGGTAAAACTCCTTGGCAATTGTTCAGGGAAGAGCATAAGCCCTTGCTTGAAGAAGCAAAGGTTTGGATGAAGGATACATCAAACTCTTGTATGTTGGTGGCAACTCTTATTGCCACAATTGTCTTTGCTGCTTCTATAACTGTACCTGGAGGAAACAACCAAGACAAAGGGTTTCCATTATTCTTGTCAGATAACACATTCATGGTGTTCGTTGTGTCAGATACACTAGCTTTGTTTTCCTCCATGGTTTCCCTTTTGATGTTTTTATCAATTCTAACTGCACATTATGCAGAAGAAGATTTTCTCAAGAGATTACCTGAGAGAATAATATTGGGTCTGGCTTCTTTGTTCTTTTCCATAGTAACAACAATGATAGCATTTGGTGCAGCCCTTGATTTGTTGCTAAGGGAGAGAGTGAAATGGGTGTCAATCCCAATTGCTCTTCTGGCATGTGTCCCAGTTGCTCTATTTGCAGGGCTTCAACTTCCCTTGTTCATACAAATGATCATATCAACTTATGGTTCTTCTATATATCATCGTCAAAGTCTTTGGTAA